A single region of the Gammaproteobacteria bacterium genome encodes:
- the rplE gene encoding 50S ribosomal protein L5: MTRLHAQYQDRVRKQLAEHFGYANVMQVPRFTNITLNMGLGEAVGDKKIVDHAVEDMTRIAGQKPVVTVARKSIAGFNIREGWPIGCKVTLRRARMYEFLDRLVNIAIPRIRDFRGLSPRGFDGRGNYNMGVREQIIFPEIEYDKIDVLRGMDIAIGTTARSNDEARALLEAFNFPFRRQAGGQG; the protein is encoded by the coding sequence ATGACGCGCCTGCATGCACAATACCAGGACCGCGTGCGAAAACAGCTCGCTGAACACTTCGGCTATGCGAACGTAATGCAGGTGCCACGCTTCACCAATATCACCTTGAACATGGGGCTTGGCGAAGCGGTGGGCGACAAGAAAATCGTCGACCACGCGGTCGAAGACATGACGCGCATCGCGGGTCAAAAGCCGGTCGTGACGGTCGCGCGCAAGTCGATTGCGGGCTTCAATATTCGCGAGGGCTGGCCCATCGGCTGCAAGGTCACTCTGCGTCGCGCGCGCATGTACGAGTTTCTCGACCGGCTGGTCAATATCGCGATTCCGCGCATCCGCGATTTCCGTGGCTTGAGCCCCAGGGGCTTTGACGGACGCGGCAATTACAACATGGGTGTGCGCGAGCAGATTATTTTCCCGGAGATCGAATACGACAAGATCGATGTCCTGCGAGGGATGGACATTGCAATCGGCACCACCGCGCGCAGCAACGATGAAGCGCGCGCGTTGCTAGAA
- the rplX gene encoding 50S ribosomal protein L24, protein MNRLKKGDDVVVISGKDKGRRGTVLRVLRNDRVVVENVNVAKKHTKPNPQRGVGGGIVEREMSIHGSNVMLFNPATGKGGRIGFRQLGDGRKVRFFKANDEVVDA, encoded by the coding sequence ATGAACAGATTGAAAAAAGGCGACGACGTCGTTGTCATCTCGGGCAAGGACAAGGGCAGGCGGGGCACCGTGTTGCGCGTGCTGCGCAATGATCGGGTCGTGGTCGAGAACGTCAACGTCGCCAAAAAGCACACCAAGCCCAACCCTCAGCGTGGTGTGGGCGGTGGCATCGTGGAGCGTGAGATGTCGATCCACGGCTCCAACGTGATGCTGTTCAATCCGGCCACGGGCAAGGGCGGGCGCATCGGATTCCGGCAGCTCGGTGACGGCCGCAAGGTCCGCTTTTTCAAAGCCAATGACGAAGTGGTTGACGCCTAA
- the rplN gene encoding 50S ribosomal protein L14, which translates to MIQTETVLEAADNSGARKLQCIKVLGGSKRRYAHIGDIIKVSVKDAIPRGRVKKGEVYSAVVVRTAKGVRRTDGSLVRFDRNAAVLLNNQLQPIGTRIFGPVTRELRGERFMKIISLAPEVL; encoded by the coding sequence ATGATTCAGACTGAAACGGTCTTGGAGGCCGCCGATAACAGCGGCGCGCGCAAGCTTCAGTGTATAAAAGTGCTGGGCGGTTCAAAGCGGCGTTACGCGCACATCGGCGATATCATCAAGGTCAGCGTCAAGGACGCGATTCCGCGCGGGCGGGTCAAGAAGGGCGAAGTATACAGCGCCGTGGTGGTGCGCACCGCCAAAGGGGTGCGACGCACCGATGGTTCGCTGGTTCGTTTCGATCGCAACGCCGCGGTGTTGTTGAACAACCAGTTACAGCCGATCGGCACGCGAATCTTCGGACCGGTGACGCGCGAGCTGCGCGGCGAGCGCTTCATGAAGATTATTTCGCTGGCGCCCGAGGTTCTGTAA